A part of Bacillus thuringiensis genomic DNA contains:
- a CDS encoding N-acetylmuramoyl-L-alanine amidase: MKYRAVAAGILAASLLSSPVSSFAAAKKFSDVPTWAQESVDYLVGKKALDGKPDGTFSPSEAVDRGSAAKILAVVLGLPIDPKAKPSFKDAQSHWAAPYIAAVEKAGAISGDGTGNFNPFGKINRASMASMLVQAYSLDKKIIGELPTQFKDLEPHWGKKQANILVALEISKGTGNGWNPEGTVTRAEAAQFIAMADKDKTNTSKKMYMNRNFITYHQPSLSSGITDVQHKPQMVEVKEQRADGWLKIVTSKGEKWTPLTEKTETINQDFTAYETASHSSKVLGTYNAQTVTIMEESGSWIRIRVGAGFQWVDKNQLNPVKQENFLEGKAIIIDPGHGGIDSGNPGYYEKESETVLDVSLRLQKIFEKKTPFTVMFTRTDNTRPGTSGPDSLKKRVEFAQEHNGDIFVSIHGNGTEDKKGHGTETFYYAAAPTRSTNPYVDESRLLAQKIQDRLVKALGTTDRGVKKGDLYVIRENTMPAVLTELAFVDNKSDADKIATPKQRQDAAEAIYQGILDYYEAKGNNVSSFR, encoded by the coding sequence ATGAAGTATCGTGCAGTCGCGGCAGGTATTTTAGCCGCAAGTTTATTATCGTCTCCAGTAAGTAGTTTCGCAGCAGCGAAGAAGTTTTCGGATGTTCCTACATGGGCGCAAGAATCAGTTGATTATTTAGTAGGGAAAAAAGCGCTTGATGGAAAGCCAGATGGAACGTTTTCTCCATCTGAAGCAGTAGATAGAGGATCAGCTGCAAAAATCTTAGCAGTCGTTCTTGGTTTACCAATCGATCCAAAAGCAAAACCATCTTTTAAAGATGCACAAAGCCATTGGGCAGCACCGTACATTGCTGCAGTGGAAAAAGCAGGTGCAATTAGTGGAGATGGTACTGGTAATTTCAATCCATTCGGTAAAATTAACCGTGCATCTATGGCATCTATGTTAGTACAAGCATACTCATTAGATAAAAAAATTATTGGAGAACTTCCAACACAGTTTAAAGATTTGGAACCTCATTGGGGTAAGAAACAAGCTAATATTTTAGTAGCTTTAGAGATTTCTAAGGGTACAGGAAATGGCTGGAATCCTGAAGGAACTGTAACTCGTGCAGAAGCAGCTCAGTTCATTGCAATGGCTGATAAAGATAAAACAAATACATCAAAAAAAATGTATATGAATAGAAACTTTATTACATATCATCAACCATCATTATCATCTGGTATTACTGACGTTCAGCATAAGCCACAAATGGTTGAAGTGAAAGAGCAAAGAGCAGACGGCTGGTTGAAAATTGTAACAAGTAAAGGTGAGAAGTGGACACCTTTAACAGAAAAAACAGAAACGATTAACCAAGACTTTACTGCATATGAAACAGCTTCACATAGTTCTAAAGTGCTAGGTACATATAATGCACAAACAGTAACGATTATGGAAGAGAGTGGCAGCTGGATTCGTATCCGCGTAGGCGCTGGCTTCCAGTGGGTTGATAAAAATCAATTAAACCCAGTAAAACAAGAGAACTTCCTAGAAGGTAAAGCGATTATTATTGATCCAGGTCACGGTGGAATTGACTCGGGTAATCCTGGTTATTATGAGAAAGAAAGTGAAACTGTATTAGATGTATCATTACGATTACAGAAAATATTTGAGAAAAAGACACCATTTACTGTGATGTTCACTCGTACAGATAATACACGCCCAGGAACAAGTGGTCCTGATTCATTAAAGAAACGTGTAGAATTTGCACAGGAACATAATGGAGATATTTTTGTAAGTATTCATGGTAACGGTACGGAAGATAAAAAAGGGCATGGTACAGAAACATTCTATTATGCAGCAGCACCGACAAGATCAACGAATCCATATGTAGATGAAAGTCGTTTATTAGCACAAAAAATTCAAGACCGTCTTGTGAAAGCACTGGGAACAACAGACCGTGGTGTGAAAAAAGGTGATCTATATGTGATTAGAGAAAATACAATGCCAGCTGTATTAACAGAATTAGCATTTGTAGATAATAAAAGTGATGCAGATAAAATCGCTACACCAAAGCAGAGACAAGATGCAGCAGAAGCGATTTATCAAGGTATTTTAGATTATTACGAAGCAAAGGGTAATAACGTATCTTCTTTCCGTTAA
- a CDS encoding proline racemase family protein yields MIFARKRVSTYRGEIEMKVSKVYTTIDAHVAGEPLRIITGGVPEIKGETQLERRAYCMEHLDHLREILMYEPRGHHGMYGCIITPPASAHADFGVLFMHNEGWSTMCGHGIIAVITVGIETGMFEVTGEKQKFIIDSPAGEVVAYAKYNGSEVESVSFENVPSFVYKKDVPIKIDNYEFQVDIAFGGAFYAVVDCKEFGLKVDFKDLPAIQTWGGKIKHYIESQMEVKHPLEEDLKGIYGVIFSDEPKEKDATLRNVTIFADGQVDRSPCGTGTSARIATLFEKDALHKGEIFVHECITDGKFEGEVLSITAVDTYEAVVSKVTGHAFITGFHQFVVDPRDDLNRGFLLG; encoded by the coding sequence ATGATATTTGCAAGAAAAAGAGTATCAACATATAGGGGAGAGATAGAAATGAAGGTTAGTAAAGTGTATACGACAATTGATGCTCACGTAGCTGGGGAACCGCTTCGAATTATTACAGGCGGTGTGCCAGAAATAAAGGGAGAAACGCAGTTAGAAAGACGCGCATACTGTATGGAACATTTGGATCATCTTCGCGAAATTCTTATGTATGAACCGAGAGGACATCACGGCATGTACGGTTGTATCATTACACCACCTGCAAGTGCTCACGCTGATTTTGGTGTATTATTTATGCACAATGAAGGCTGGAGTACGATGTGTGGTCATGGTATTATCGCCGTTATTACAGTCGGAATTGAAACAGGTATGTTTGAAGTGACAGGTGAGAAACAAAAGTTCATTATTGATAGCCCTGCTGGGGAAGTAGTCGCGTATGCAAAATATAACGGGAGCGAAGTAGAGTCCGTATCATTTGAAAATGTTCCTTCATTTGTATACAAAAAAGACGTTCCTATTAAAATAGATAACTATGAGTTTCAAGTAGATATCGCGTTTGGCGGAGCATTTTATGCGGTAGTAGATTGTAAGGAATTTGGCTTGAAAGTTGATTTCAAGGACTTACCTGCTATTCAAACGTGGGGCGGTAAAATTAAACACTATATTGAGAGCCAAATGGAAGTAAAGCACCCACTGGAAGAAGATTTAAAAGGAATATACGGCGTTATTTTCTCAGATGAACCGAAAGAAAAAGACGCAACGTTACGAAATGTAACAATTTTCGCTGATGGGCAAGTAGATCGTTCCCCTTGTGGCACAGGAACTTCCGCAAGAATCGCAACTCTTTTTGAAAAAGATGCTTTACACAAGGGAGAAATTTTCGTCCATGAATGTATTACTGACGGAAAATTCGAAGGAGAAGTATTGTCGATAACAGCGGTAGATACATACGAAGCTGTCGTTTCGAAAGTAACAGGGCATGCATTTATTACAGGATTTCATCAGTTCGTTGTAGACCCGAGAGATGATTTAAATCGAGGATTTTTGTTAGGATAG
- a CDS encoding TRM11 family SAM-dependent methyltransferase: MNNYSKTPACIYTYAFREEERALCYLEMRSFFGMESHVNILKSDVKIEPSRSAFIKERVEVMYEGDDLESILKQVEQIDLAGASFKVIFVKINDLGKENKIEYGERRLIERDLGMHIEGEADVRNPERVFGIVPLGGRWYFGHYVESEPVWYHHIKKPHSYSTSLSTRVARSVANIAVPNPEGVRAIDPCCGIGTVVVEALSMGINIVGRDINPLVVLGTRKNIAHFGFEGTVTIGPIEEITENYDVAIIDMPYDLFTHATPEDQFSILSSARRIAKKVVVVTMETMDDMIHEAGFEITDRCITRKGSFTRQILVCE; this comes from the coding sequence TTGAATAATTATAGTAAAACACCTGCATGTATATATACGTATGCATTTCGCGAGGAGGAGCGTGCTTTATGTTACCTGGAAATGCGCTCGTTCTTTGGAATGGAATCTCACGTTAATATTTTGAAAAGTGATGTCAAAATTGAACCGAGTAGAAGTGCGTTTATAAAAGAGCGCGTTGAGGTTATGTATGAAGGAGACGACTTAGAAAGTATTCTAAAACAAGTGGAACAAATTGATTTGGCGGGGGCGTCGTTTAAAGTTATCTTCGTTAAAATCAATGATCTTGGCAAAGAAAATAAAATTGAATATGGAGAGCGACGTCTCATTGAACGTGACCTCGGTATGCATATTGAAGGAGAAGCGGATGTTCGTAATCCAGAGCGTGTATTCGGGATTGTTCCTCTTGGAGGACGCTGGTACTTTGGACACTATGTAGAAAGTGAACCAGTTTGGTATCATCACATAAAAAAACCGCATAGTTATTCGACATCTCTTAGCACACGTGTTGCGAGATCAGTTGCAAATATTGCGGTGCCTAATCCAGAAGGAGTACGAGCAATTGACCCGTGCTGCGGCATTGGAACAGTAGTAGTAGAAGCACTTTCTATGGGGATTAACATTGTTGGTAGAGATATAAATCCACTTGTAGTTCTTGGAACGAGAAAAAATATCGCACACTTCGGGTTCGAAGGGACAGTAACAATAGGTCCGATTGAGGAAATTACTGAGAACTACGACGTTGCCATTATTGATATGCCATACGACTTATTTACGCATGCAACACCAGAAGACCAGTTCTCGATTCTTTCAAGTGCGCGCCGCATCGCTAAAAAGGTAGTCGTTGTCACGATGGAAACGATGGACGACATGATCCATGAAGCAGGATTTGAAATTACAGATCGCTGTATTACAAGAAAAGGATCATTTACTAGACAAATTCTTGTTTGTGAATAA